The Saccharomycodes ludwigii strain NBRC 1722 chromosome II, whole genome shotgun sequence genome window below encodes:
- the MGE1 gene encoding mitochondrial nucleotide exchange factor MGE1 (similar to Saccharomyces cerevisiae YOR232W | MGE1 | Mitochondrial GrpE) produces MMLRNSATRFIFNRSSTIAIRAKFPSGIATSNNINPSTLRSYSSSLIRNYRFYSSESKKPEEKEEQEEKKDEDENCVHDTAKVTELQEKLEKKEVELKKVKDHYLRSVADFRNLQETTKKDIAKAKDYALQRFAKDLLESVDNFGHALSSFKPESLAESKELADLYDGVKMTRDIFEKTLTKHGIQKLNPIGEQFDPNKHEATFELAQPDKEPGTVFHVQQVGFTLNDRVIRPAKVGVVKDPEN; encoded by the coding sequence atgatGTTGAGAAATTCCGCCActagatttatttttaataggTCATCAACTATTGCTATTAGAGCCAAGTTTCCATCAGGAATAGCCACTagcaacaatattaatCCAAGCACTTTAAGGAGttattcttcttctttgatTAGAAATTATAGGTTCTACTCTTCTGAATCTAAAAAAccagaagaaaaagaagagcaagaggaaaaaaaggatgAAGACGAAAATTGTGTTCATGATACTGCCAAAGTTACAGaattacaagaaaaattagaaaaaaaagaagttgaACTCAAAAAGGTTAAAGATCATTATTTAAGATCTGTTGCTGATTTTAGAAACTTGCAAGAAACCaccaaaaaagatattgcTAAGGCTAAAGACTATGCATTACAAAGATTTGCCAAAGACTTATTAGAAAGCGTTGATAACTTTGGTCATGCTTTATCTTCTTTCAAGCCAGAATCTTTGGCTGAAAGCAAAGAGTTGGCTGATTTATATGATGGTGTAAAGATGACTAGAGACATCTTTGAGAAAACTTTGACTAAACACGGTATTCAAAAACTGAACCCAATCGGTGAACAATTTGATCCAAATAAGCATGAAGCTACTTTTGAATTGGCCCAACCAGATAAAGAACCAGGTACCGTTTTCCACGTTCAACAAGTTGGATTTACTTTGAATGACAGAGTCATAAGACCAGCCAAAGTTGGCGTTGTTAAAGATCCAGAAAATTAA
- a CDS encoding WD40 repeat domain-containing protein (similar to Saccharomyces cerevisiae YPL139C | UME1 | Unscheduled Meiotic gene Expression (paralog of YOR229W | WTM2)): protein MSGQLETTDNGDDTSLSLKKADNMVINEEFKIWKKSVPMLYQHITTYKPGFLKKFTKESIIPKKFIFQPDKTIKDEKFTDTIIDTPLYYSYGSEVYQLDCKLPKGLMSNDNLNSDNDIEADQLLFGSGDINNVHESDQNRSIFSYQGEDIIKLQTYKTIGGKNTNNNGKLLVMSTSGSLAWFDRNVSKYPYKVITEYVGPSTSYSVIHDNHISSGKRTTGKPPLYIQSGIASDNMFCDFAVSESGETIVKTHGANGSIIKIVDNYSRPGQVLNTLKLGDSTNYVHTVRFMDNNIFACCSTDNTIKFYDCRALDSDIDRKPIWDIHTSTVENETLLSFDISPHVETFLLTGSSAGNIKLWDLRSCLASDDTIIKGTKELGLLYHENADPVIDIQFSPHLATEFLSVGSQSGFIYHWDINPIMQIWEEKRAKLEKREKLKEERKKMKKARDRVRQENGEDVNIEDDDDDDDNENDIDVMGSTNEGKDQKNKAQTTSSSSTKEHDEDFDYSMSSEEYDVLVSSCIKFLHTSGGRRKKRCCYKNQVYWHPDIDGVIGCIDSDGTFELYKGYYGKDKDLH from the coding sequence aTGAGCGGTCAATTAGAAACAACAGACAACGGCGATGATACTTCTTTGAGTTTGAAAAAGGCTGATAACATGGTAATCAATGAggaatttaaaatttggaaaaaatctGTCCCAATGTTATATCAACACATAACCACATATAAACCTGGGTTTCTTAAAAAGTTCACCAAAGAATCAATCATTcccaaaaaatttatttttcaaccCGATAAAACTATTAAGGATGAAAAGTTTACTGATACTATTATAGATACACCATTGTACTACTCTTATGGTAGTGAGGTCTATCAATTAGACTGTAAATTACCAAAGGGTTTAATGAGCAAcgataatttaaattcagATAATGATATAGAGGCTGACCAATTGCTATTTGGAAGCGGTGATATCAATAATGTGCATGAAAGCGACCAAAACagatcaattttttcatatcAGGGTGaagatataattaaattgcAGACCTATAAAACAATTGGTGGTAAAAATACTAACAATAACGGCAAATTATTAGTTATGTCAACTAGCGGCTCTTTGGCCTGGTTTGATAGAAATGTCAGTAAATATCCATACAAAGTTATAACAGAGTATGTTGGACCGTCAACATCATATTCTGTGATCCATGATAATCACATATCTAGTGGCAAAAGGACTACCGGCAAACCACCACTTTACATTCAAAGTGGCATTGCTAGTGATAATATGTTTTGTGATTTTGCTGTTAGTGAGTCTGGTGAAACAATAGTTAAAACACACGGTGCTAACGggtcaataataaaaatagttgACAATTATAGCAGGCCGGGACAGGTTTTAAACACTTTGAAACTAGGTGATTCGACTAATTATGTCCATACTGTCAGGTTTATGGATAATAACATCTTTGCTTGCTGTTCTACAGATAACACAATCAAATTTTATGATTGTAGAGCGTTGGATAGTGACATTGATAGGAAGCCTATTTGGGACATACACACATCTACTGTTGAAAATGAAACTCTATTATCCTTTGATATATCCCCACATGTGGAAACTTTCCTTTTGACCGGGTCATCCGCAGggaatattaaattatggGATTTACGTTCATGTCTTGCTAGCGAtgatactattattaaaggAACCAAGGAATTGGGATTGTTATATCATGAAAATGCCGATCCAGTGATTGACATTCAATTCAGTCCACATTTGGCTACAGAATTTTTAAGTGTTGGTAGCCAGTCtggatttatttatcactGGGATATAAACCCAATTATGCAAATATGGGAGGAGAAACGTGctaaattggaaaaaagagagaaattGAAAGAGGAGaggaagaaaatgaaaaaggcACGGGATAGAGTGAGACAAGAGAATGGGGAAGATGTTAATATTGAAGACGacgatgacgatgatgacAATGAGAATGACATCGATGTTATGGGATCTACTAATGAAGGTAaagaccaaaaaaataaggcACAAACTACCTCATCATCTTCAACTAAAGAGCATGATGAAGATTTTGATTATTCAATGAGTTCTGAAGAATATGATGTGCTGGTTTCGTCATGTATCAAGTTTCTTCACACTAGCGgtggaagaagaaaaaagaggtGTTGTTATAAAAATCAAGTCTATTGGCATCCTGATATTGATGGGGTTATTGGATGCATTGATTCTGATGGCACCTTCGAACTTTACAAGGGTTATTATGGTAAAGATAAAGATCTTCATtga
- a CDS encoding uncharacterized protein (similar to Saccharomyces cerevisiae YPL141C | FRK1 | Fatty acyl-CoA synthetase and RNA processing-associated Kinase (paralog of YOR233W | KIN4)) produces the protein MSSSIIQNQARRYTYCGGYGAGASNNNISPGDQKQEYLTNKENLNYINDKQYHNSVADNSRSKRSSSSYNQNITSNSNNGETIARNNRSSYMRRKQLTFGPYVVGSTLGEGEFGKVKLAWTKASLALKQVDNNGNTVSTKNSIPKQVAIKLIKRDSIPPGSEKETKIFREINALKHLTHPNIVHLEEVLQNSKYVGIVLEYASGGEFYRYIQRRKRLKEPQACRLFAQLISGVHYMHSKGLVHRDLKLENLLLDKYENLIITDFGFVNEFVPGYNELMKTSCGSPCYAAPELVVSSRPYLARKADVWSCGIILFAMLAGYLPWDDDPTNPDGDDIAKLYMYITQTPLKFPEYIAPIPRDLLRRILVSHPKHRLGIKQIEQHPWLQPHLPFLSVSPEEWDKAMSDNKIFRPPKSTKKNVRPRSTCSTSSNGERNSLVLDGSYNPQPLPPQESHTFATTNDNTTQHTGTTGDKNANNNESSGLEESTDITNSQNKRTINSEKNNKNTFTHENTNSDGNSGINNNAYNTSDINTIAITTKNTANDTRENSNGHTANDITISPVLDVKLKVQHKSNNVLNNSSATDLLNDSATKDAALSHPRRHKRNDSAASAVLQAVYDAVEQQRKSFIVQNNQTYDSLPLYSSATPNKTSKSSLHNNNNNNNNNDNIDKHIVTNKHGRKFADGNTSSSSSNVKFNSVPHRKPRPTSYQPASTTVSFSSFEFPSSGFVTKDTEGLNKPNKNNKDTEGSNTIVSINDVNGNKINGSGSVKVNHGSIIKEEDEEEESTREEKTPKELNKNSSVPSAKQPHRSVSSNTRTSSNGVRQGSNTSASGGSPNIPQQRKISTNSTETRKSKRFSFLSFYSLYNNSKTSIEDTESESIKRKSVSNDDKFSTTPVVNSAGNSSASSTPNPNNRHSMFISKQSNDSTSEYNSNANLKKLPSSSKRRPSTRNSIAVSQLPNSSFTSSSNHTGGIYGNKSRRNASGQSNKSAGTGSVTVPDAKNSGTGESTAKKVLDFFKRRSMRS, from the coding sequence atgtCATCGTCTATTATTCAAAATCAAGCAAGAAGATATACCTATTGTGGGGGGTATGGTGCTGGTGcttccaataataatatttcccCCGGCGACCAAAAACAAGAATACttaacaaataaagaaaatttaaattacaTTAACGACAAACAATATCATAACTCTGTGGCAGATAACTCGAGATCCAAAAGATCCTCGTCTTCTTATAACCAAAATATTACTTCAAACAGCAATAATGGGGAAACTATAGCCAGGAATAACAGGTCTTCCTATATGCGTAGAAAACAACTAACTTTTGGTCCATACGTTGTGGGTTCTACATTAGGTGAAGGTGAATTTGGAAAAGTTAAGCTAGCATGGACAAAGGCATCACTTGCATTAAAACAAGTTGATAACAATGGTAATACTGTTTCAACAAAGAATTCAATACCTAAACAAGTTGCAATTAAGTTAATTAAAAGAGATTCCATTCCACCAGGTTCAGAGAAGGAAactaaaatttttagaGAAATTAATGCACTTAAGCATTTGACTCACCCCAATATTGTGCATTTAGAAGAAGTTTTGCAAAACTCTAAATATGTAGGCATTGTTTTAGAATATGCTTCTGGTGGAGAGTTTTATAGATATATTcaaagaaggaaaagatTAAAGGAACCACAAGCCTGTAGATTGTTTGCTCAACTAATCAGTGGTGTCCATTATATGCATTCTAAGGGATTAGTACATCGTGATTTAAAGttggaaaatttattattagataaatatgaaaatttaATCATTACAGATTTTGGATTTGTCAATGAATTTGTGCCCGGTTATAACGAATTAATGAAAACTTCATGTGGCAGTCCATGTTATGCTGCGCCAGAATTAGTGGTATCCAGTAGACCATATTTGGCGAGAAAAGCAGATGTTTGGTCTTgtggtattattttattcgcCATGTTAGCTGGCTATTTGCCGTGGGATGATGACCCAACTAATCCAGATGGCGACGATATTGCcaaattatatatgtatattacTCAAACACCTTTGAAATTTCCTGAATACATCGCACCCATTCCGCGTGATTTGTTGAGACGTATATTGGTATCCCATCCAAAACATAGACTGGGGATCAAACAAATTGAACAACACCCTTGGTTACAGCCACATTTACCATTTTTGAGTGTTTCTCCAGAGGAATGGGACAAAGCAATGtctgataataaaatatttagacCTCCAAAATCGACGAAAAAAAACGTTCGTCCTAGATCCACGTGTTCTACCTCCTCTAACGGCGAAAGAAATTCGTTAGTTTTAGATGGCTCTTATAATCCTCAACCTTTACCACCACAAGAGTCACACACTTTTGCCACAACTAACGATAATACCACTCAACATACTGGTACGACTGGTGATAAAAatgccaataataatgaatcCTCTGGTCTTGAAGAAAGTACCGATATCACTAATtctcaaaataaaagaacGATTAATTCtgagaaaaataataaaaatacttttaCACATGAGAATACCAACAGTGATGGTAATAGtggtattaataataatgcttATAACACTAGCGATATTAATACTATCGCAATTACCACCAAAAATACTGCTAATGATACTAGGGAAAATAGCAATGGACATACGGCAAATGATATTACCATAAGTCCAGTATTGGATGTCAAGTTGAAAGTTCAACATAAATCtaataatgttttaaataacagTTCTGCTACTGATTTGTTGAATGATTCAGCTACCAAGGATGCTGCTTTATCTCATCCTAGAAGACATAAACGAAATGATTCTGCTGCTTCTGCTGTATTGCAGGCTGTTTATGATGCTGTAGAACAACAACggaaaagttttattgttCAAAATAACCAAACATACGATTCCTTACCATTATATTCAAGCGCTACCCCTAATAAGACATCAAAATCATCTTTgcataacaacaacaacaacaataataataatgataacatCGATAAACATATTGTTACCAATAAACATGGTAGAAAATTTGCAGATGGGAATACAAGttcatcttcttccaatgttaaatttaattctgTCCCTCATAGAAAACCAAGACCTACCTCATATCAACCTGCTTCTACTACTGTATCGTTTTCATCCTTTGAGTTTCCAAGTTCTGGTTTTGTTACCAAGGACACCGAAGGGCTTAATAAgcctaataaaaataacaaggACACTGAGGGTTCAAATACTATTGTAAGTATTAATGACGTGAATGGAAATAAGATCAATGGAAGTGGAAGTGTGAAAGTGAACCATGGCTCAATTATCAAGGAAGAAGACGAGGAAGAAGAGAGTACTAGAGAGGAAAAAACCCCCAAGgaactaaataaaaacagcAGTGTACCTAGTGCCAAGCAACCACATAGATCAGTTTCTAGCAACACCAGAACTTCTAGTAATGGTGTTCGTCAAGGGTCTAATACTAGTGCTTCTGGTGGTTCACCAAATATACCACAACAAAGGAAAATATCCACAAATTCAACggaaacaagaaaaagtaaaagatttagttttttatcattttattcactatataataattcaaaaactAGTATAGAAGACACTGAGTCAGaatcaataaaaagaaaatcagtttctaatgatgataaattTAGCACCACGCCAGTAGTTAATAGCGCTGGTAATAGTTCTGCTTCGAGTACGCCGAATCCTAATAATCGACATTCTATGTTTATATCTAAACAATCTAATGATTCAACTAGTGAATATAATAGTAAtgcaaatttaaaaaagttaccGTCTTCCAGCAAAAGACGTCCCAGCACTAGAAACTCTATAGCAGTTTCCCAACTTCCAAACTCATCTTTCACTTCATCTTCAAACCATACTGGAGGTATTTATGGTAACAAGTCTAGACGGAATGCTAGTGGGCAAAGTAATAAAAGTGCTGGCACAGGCAGCGTTACTGTTCCTGATGCGAAAAATAGTGGTACTGGGGAAAGCACTGCTAAGAAagttttagatttttttaaaagaagaagtaTGAGATCatga
- the POC4 gene encoding Poc4p (similar to Saccharomyces cerevisiae YPL144W | POC4 | PrOteasome Chaperone), producing MLDTSISTHVISCENYFYMLITKPNNITSKTKRIPITVTITKTFPNHMDNKNDSGDNYISNDTLSCIYYSVPNVRLQQQFKNNILSTPLQEFTESDLLKEFTKKLSILICNKFSLPSYVVTSSDVNIDSPFQQFQYLKRCKQELDQL from the coding sequence ATGTTAGATACATCAATAAGCACACATGTTATTTCATgtgaaaattatttttacatgCTAATCACTAAACCAAATAACATCACTAGTAAAACGAAAAGAATACCTATTACTGTtacaataacaaaaacatttcCAAATCATATGGATAATAAGAATGATAGTGGCGACAATTACATATCTAATGATACTTTATCATGTATATACTATTCCGTTCCTAACGTAAGACTACAGCAACAGTTtaagaataatatattatccACACCTTTACAAGAATTTACTGAGagtgatttattaaaggaatttaccaaaaaattaagtattttgatttgtaataaatttaGTCTACCTAGTTACGTAGTTACCTCGAGTGATGTAAATATCGATTCTCCCTTTCAACAATTTCAGTATTTAAAACGTTGCAAGCAGGAGTTGGATCAACTATAA
- the SPP1 gene encoding Spp1p (similar to Saccharomyces cerevisiae YPL138C | SPP1 | Set1c Phd finger Protein) translates to MVNSDRQVYCICKKPDNGQLMVGCDGCDDWFHFKCLKITPNYKNLVYSFYCPDCENKLNKKTIWKRKCRLPNCFQPIATNDTEINGQNSKYCCEEHGIQYISSLIDRLENSVNVKVNGRIIGDNDLFVLNNIKDVQESTLERSHAHKETEVVTEISENGQIEERIAICNLQDNLDTAVKNKKNLERYIEWIKTVTQELDREEKEQQHISERESSSDSVTGKKNKTSNKKRRGNSNINNSDSGRKLICGYDRNLTFDKTKSCLLRNCSKHDDWIDTLMQNYENQIDKFQSDIKQYNYLRGLES, encoded by the coding sequence ATGGTCAATAGTGATAGACAAGTGTACTGTATATGTAAAAAACCGGATAATGGGCAATTGATGGTTGGCTGTGATGGATGTGATGATTGGTTTCATTTTAAATGTTTGAAAATAACACCCaactataaaaatttagtatattcattttattGTCCGGattgtgaaaataaattgaataaaaaaactatttggAAAAGAAAGTGTAGATTGCCAAATTGTTTCCAGCCTATCGCTACTAATGATACCGAAATTAATGGTCAAAACAGCAAATATTGTTGTGAAGAGCATGGAATACAATACATTTCATCGCTGATAGATAGACTAGAAAATAGTGTAAATGTTAAAGTAAATGGCCGGATCATTGGTgataatgatttatttgttttgaaCAACATCAAAGATGTACAAGAATCGACGTTGGAACGATCTCATGCTCATAAAGAAACTGAAGTTGTCACGGAAATCTCAGAAAATGGTCAAATTGAAGAAAGAATAGCCATATGTAACTTGCAAGATAACTTGGATACTGctgtaaaaaataagaaaaatttggaaCGATATATTGAATGGATTAAAACAGTCACACAAGAATTAGATAGAGAAGAGAAAGAACAGCAACATATATCAGAAAGGGAAAGCTCTAGTGACAGTGTTActggtaaaaaaaacaaaacttccaacaaaaaaagacggggtaatagtaatataaataacagTGATAGTGGCAGAAAACTAATATGTGGTTATGATAGGAATTTGACATTtgataaaacaaaaagttgTCTATTGAGAAATTGTTCAAAGCACGACGATTGGATAGATACTCTGATGCAAAATTATGAAAATCAAATTGACAAGTTTCAATCTGACATCAAACAGTATAATTATTTACGAGGATTAGAATCATAA
- the COX16 gene encoding Cox16p (similar to Saccharomyces cerevisiae YJL003W | COX16 | Cytochrome c OXidase): protein MILYIQKRTKEIKRENLVKNKKMVLSNKVFRSKREQLLYDATLMGRYQKKLNKNPFLYYGLPFCSLMVLASFWLSNFTSVRYEQHDDKQHVIDEEELVNLKRERRQVNVKDEYYKLQGLGEGDWEPVRVPRLDGESDNVF, encoded by the coding sequence ATGATTCTGtatatacaaaaaagaacCAAAGAGATTAAGAGAGAAAATctagttaaaaataagaaaatgGTGCTATCTAATAAAGTATTCAGATCGAAAAGAGAACAGCTATTATATGATGCAACATTAATGGGGagatatcaaaaaaagttaaataaaaatccatttttatattatggATTACCATTTTGTTCATTAATGGTATTAGCTTCGTTTTGGTTGTCAAATTTTACGTCAGTAAGATATGAGCAACACGACGACAAGCAACATGTTATAGATGAAGAGGAGTTAGTTAATTTGAAAAGGGAAAGAAGACAGGTTAATGTTAAAGATGAATACTACAAATTACAAGGCCTAGGAGAGGGTGATTGGGAGCCCGTTAGAGTACCCAGATTGGATGGCGAATCAgataatgttttttaa
- the MKK1 gene encoding mitogen-activated protein kinase kinase MKK1 (similar to Saccharomyces cerevisiae YOR231W | MKK1 | Mitogen-activated protein Kinase-Kinase (paralog of YPL140C | MKK2)) has protein sequence MASLFKSPTDLYGNKNTNKNSVGSSGSNKNAAFIKTSSPNLYNLNKNSSTIATSKPKLSLPLALQTNGTGKSPELFTNTYSPTPSAKNMTPSSANSSNSSTKCKSRPVPPPINLNFASTAPMTGKDSKQQKKVQPPPLIINDSHKADIGNITNTITTTTSSTANVDVANDSNIDTRNSGGSSVLEDFENKLTLNEKKMLSSSSSSSSLSTLTSKTTTANGSNTNTNLGTGSINTSHVTDIDTLTEKEWHNATYMKSQILTLSLLGEGAGGSVTKCKLKNGNKVFALKTISNNTKNNRGKNSGNSYGTSTETNVGNSRLQNNSKDIEDDLDVETKQILRELRFNMKCSSSPHIVTMYGMFYDSSLIYIAMEYMGGKSLDAIYNNLQMKGGRIGEKVLGKIAESVLRGLSYLHERKIIHRDIKPSNILMNLQGEVKLCDFGVSGEAVNSLATTFTGTSFYMAPERIQGQPYSVTSDVWSLGLTILEVAEGHFPLFSAIDGNNDGNNIDIDLPPIELLMMIINFKPELKDEPEYGLVWSKSFKNFVNYCLKKNPQDRPSPRQMLNHPWIQGQMKKKVNMAKFIKTCWQDD, from the coding sequence ATGGCATCCCTATTTAAATCACCAACAGATCTGTATGGCAATAAGAATACTAATAAGAATAGTGTTGGTAGTAGCGGTAGTAATAAGAATGCAGCTTTTATTAAAACGAGTTCTCCTAATTTAtacaatttaaataaaaattcaagTACTATTGCAACAAGTAAACCCAAATTATCATTACCATTAGCATTACAAACAAATGGAACAGGTAAATCTCCAGAATTATTTACTAATACATACTCACCCACACCAAGTGCTAAAAATATGACACCCAGTAGTGCTAATAGTAGCAACAGTAGCACTAAATGCAAATCAAGGCCTGTACCACCGCCAATAAATCTAAATTTTGCTTCTACGGCTCCTATGACTGGTAAGGACAGTAAGCAGCAAAAGAAGGTTCAACCACCACCATTAATCATAAATGATTCTCATAAGGCTGATATTGGCAACATTACTAATACcattactactaccactagcAGCACTGCCAATGTTGATGTTGCAAATGACAGTAACATTGATACAAGAAATAGCGGTGGTTCCTCTGTATTAgaagattttgaaaataaattaactttaaacgaaaaaaaaatgctttcctcttcttcttcttcttcatcactTTCTACATTAACATCCAAAACTACAACGGCCAATGGATCCAATACTAACACTAACCTGGGTACTGGTAGCATTAACACGAGCCATGTTACAGATATAGACACTTTGACTGAAAAGGAATGGCATAATGCAACATATATGAAATCACAAATACTAACATTAAGTTTATTAGGAGAAGGTGCAGGTGGGTCAGTTACTAAATGTAAATTGAAAAACGGGAATAAAGTTTTTGCATTGAAAAcaatttctaataataccaaaaataatCGTGGTAAGAATAGTGGCAATAGCTACGGCACTAGTACTGAAACCAACGTAGGCAACTCAAGGCTGCAAAATAACAGTAAAGACATTGAAGATGATCTTGATGTTGAGACTAAGCAAATTTTACGAGAATTAAGGTTTAATATGAAGTGTTCTAGCTCACCACATATTGTTACTATGTATGGTATGTTTTATGACAGCtctttaatttatattgcAATGGAATACATGGGTGGAAAATCATTGGATGCAATATATAACAATCTACAAATGAAAGGTGGTAGAATTGGCGAGAAGGTTTTGGGAAAGATAGCAGAAAGTGTGTTGAGAGGGTTGTCTTACTTGCATGAACGGAAAATTATCCACAGGGATATTAAACCatccaatattttaatgaaCTTACAAGGTGAAGTAAAATTATGTGATTTTGGTGTTAGTGGTGAAGCAGTTAACTCTTTAGCAACAACTTTTACAGGAACCTCGTTTTATATGGCTCCTGAAAGAATCCAGGGCCAACCATATAGTGTGACTAGTGATGTTTGGTCGTTGGGCTTAACCATTTTAGAAGTTGCAGAAGGTCACTTTCCATTATTTAGTGCCATAGATGGCAACAatgatggtaataatatcgATATCGATTTGCCGCCtattgaattattaatgatgaTTATAAACTTTAAGCCCGAATTAAAGGATGAACCTGAATATGGACTCGTTTGGTCTAAAAGTTTCAAgaattttgtaaattactgtttaaaaaagaatccACAAGATAGACCATCTCCAAGACAAATGCTGAATCATCCTTGGATTCAAGGTcagatgaagaaaaaagttaatatgGCTAAATTTATAAAGACTTGTTGGCAGGATGATTAG
- the RPL33A gene encoding 60S ribosomal protein eL33 (similar to Saccharomyces cerevisiae YPL143W | RPL33A | Ribosomal Protein of the Large subunit (paralog of YOR234C | RPL33B)), with protein MAESHRLYVKGKHLSYQRSKSVNNPNCSLIKIEGVANPQDAKFYLGKRIAYVYRCSKEVRGSKIRVIWGKVTRTHGNSGVVRAKFRTNLPAKTFGASVRIFLYPSNI; from the exons ATGGCTGAATCTCACAGAT TGTACGTCAAAGGTAAGCACTTATCATACCAAAGATCCAAGAGCGTTAACAACCCAAACTGCTCTTTGATTAAAATTGAAGGTGTTGCTAACCCACAAGATGCCAAATTCTACTTGGGTAAGAGAATTGCTTACGTTTACAGATGTTCTAAAGAAGTTAGAGGTTCAAAAATTAGAGTTATCTGGGGTAAGGTCACCAGAACTCACGGTAACTCCGGTGTTGTCAGAGCTAAGTTCAGAACTAACTTGCCAGCCAAGACTTTTGGTGCCTCTGTCAGAATCTTTTTGTACCCATCTAACATCTAG
- the DFR1 gene encoding dihydrofolate reductase (similar to Saccharomyces cerevisiae YOR236W | DFR1 | DihydroFolate Reductase), whose translation MNVVTTTINKNTTKPVVAIVAALLPKYGIGYKGKLPWKLKKEMEYFKTVTTYTKDPSKVNAVIMGRKTWESIPKRFKPLPNRLNVIISRQYNRTLAEENIKEKNIVKYNDLQQSIIDLQNRVDIERIYIIGGGEIYNQTYGICSHLLITEITNTNNSMNLEMDTFLDRDKIDSSFIKETNETKWFEFIHQHKDFNKATGYNDNDYSFDFTLYYHK comes from the coding sequence ATGAACGTTGTAACCACTACTATTAATAAGAATACTACTAAACCAGTTGTTGCAATAGTTGCTGCCTTATTACCTAAATATGGTATCGGTTATAAAGGTAAATTACCatggaaattaaaaaaggaaatggaatattttaaaacagtAACTACGTATACTAAAGATCCATCGAAAGTGAATGCTGTAATTATGGGTAGGAAAACATGGGAATCGATTCctaaaagatttaaacCATTGCCTAATCGATTAAATGTAATTATATCAAGACAGTATAACAGAACGCTTGctgaagaaaatattaaagaaaaaaatattgtaaaatataatgattTACAACAAAGTATTATCGATTTACAAAACAGAGTAGATATTGaacgtatatatataataggTGGCGGTGaaatttataatcaaaCTTATGGGATATGCTCACATTTATTGATAACTGAGATTACCAATACGAATAATAGTATGAACTTAGAAATGGACACCTTTTTAGATAGAGATAAAATTGATAGTAGTTTCATCAAAGAAACTAATGAAACGAAGTGGTTTGAATTTATTCATCAACAcaaagattttaataaagctACTGGTTATAACGATAACGATTATTCTTTTGATTTCACGTTATATTATCATAAATGA